The Impatiens glandulifera chromosome 8, dImpGla2.1, whole genome shotgun sequence genome includes a window with the following:
- the LOC124912235 gene encoding 2-alkenal reductase (NADP(+)-dependent)-like produces the protein METESFLNKQVILKAYTNGAPKESDMEIVSNNIIPSKVKNGSNAILMKNLYLSCDPFISIRMKIGNPGVFPAYTPGSVISGYGVGRVVDSTNANFKKGDMVWGITGWEEYSLITEPDSLFKIDYKCDIPLSYYVGILGMPGMTAYAGIYEVCKPREGEYVFVSAAAGAVGHLAGQFAKLMGCYVVGAAGTNEKVDLLKNKLKFDDAFNYNEEQDLDVTLKRCFPQGIDIYFDNVGGKILDAAILNMRDHGRIVLCGMISQYHLDSYEGVKNMMMALYRRVHIQGLLVFDFFHHYSKFLDIVLPLIKEGKITYIEDIVYGLDACPGALVGLFNGCNMGKQLVEVSSE, from the exons ATGGAAACAGAATCATTCCTGAATAAACAGGTGATATTGAAAGCTTACACAAATGGAGCTCCAAAAGAATCAGATATGGAAATCGTGTCAAACAACATAATTCCTTCTAAAGTTAAGAATGGATCGAATGCGATTCTAATGAAGAATCTCTACTTGTCTTGCGATCCTTTCATCTCCATTCGCATGAAGATTGGAAATCCTGGTGTCTTCCCAGCTTATACTCCAGGCTCT GTTATTAGCGGTTATGGTGTTGGTAGAGTGGTGGATTCTACTAATGCTAACTTCAAGAAAGGCGATATGGTATGGGGAATAACGGGATGGGAAGAATACAGTCTGATTACAGAACCAGATTCattgtttaaaattgattataaatgTGATATTCCTTTGTCTTATTATGTTGGAATTCTTGGTATGCCTGGTATGACTGCTTATGCCGGTATTTATGAGGTATGTAAACCGAGAGAAGGTGAATATGTGTTTGTGTCGGCGGCTGCCGGCGCCGTCGGACATCTGGCCGGACAGTTTGCAAAGCTTATGGGTTGTTATGTCGTCGGAGCTGCCGGTACTAATGAAAAA GTTGACTTACTCAAGAACAAACTTAAATTTGACGATGCTTTTAATTACAATGAAGAGCAAGATTTAGATGTAACTTTGAAAAG ATGTTTTCCACAAGGAATAGACATCTACTTTGATAATGTTGGTGGGAAGATTCTAGACGCCGCGATCCTCAACATGAGGGATCACGGCCGCATTGTTCTTTGTGGGATGATATCTCAATACCATCTCGACAGCTACGAAGGAGTGAAGAACATGATGATGGCCCTATATCGAAGGGTTCATATTCAAGGACTACTTGTGTTTGATTTCTTTCACCACTATTCAAAGTTCTTGGACATTGTATTGCCCCTCATTAAGGAAGGAAAAATAACCTACATTGAAGATATTGTCTATGGCCTTGATGCTTGTCCCGGTGCCCTTGTGGGACTTTTTAATGGGTGCAACATGGGCAAACAATTGGTTGAGGTTTCTTCGGAATGA
- the LOC124912252 gene encoding integrin-linked protein kinase 1-like, which yields MEIAAQLKRGISRQLSTGSLRMSGKCSFRRQNSLDPRLNNMRFSFGRQSSLDPIRRHPKFDELAVPENLDSTMQLLFMACRGDVKGVEDLLEEEIDVNSIDLDGRTALHVAACEGHVEVVKFLLSRKANIDARDRWGSTASADAKYYGNMEVYNILKARGAKTPNIKKTPMSVANPKEVPEYELNPLELQVRRCDGIAKGTYQVAKWNGMKVAVKILDKNSYTDPESINAFKHELTISERVRHPNVVQFVGAVTQNMPMMIVSEYHPKGDLASYLQKKGRVSPSKALRFALDIARGLNYLHECKPEPVIHCDLKPKNILLDCGGQLKIAGFGLIRLCKIAPDKSKLMQPNETHIDRSSVYLAPEIFKGEKFDKSVDVYSFSIILYEVFPYLFNFCHSSASFCTICVILFLVLFHYLIVFRCSKEFNHYTPKVLKML from the exons ATGGAGATAGCAGCGCAGTTGAAGCGAGGGATCTCGCGACAACTATCGACAGGTTCGTTGCGGATGAGTGGAAAATGTAGTTTCAGGAGACAAAACTCTCTTGATCCGAGGCTTAACAACATGAGATTCAGCTTCGGACGACAATCCTCGCTTGATCCCATCCGCAGGCATCCAAAATTTGACGAGCTAGCAGTGCCGGAGAACCTCGATTCCACAATGCAACTTCTGTTCATGGCGTGTAGAGGAGATGTGAAGGGAGTCGAGGATTTGCTTGAAGAGGAGATTGATGTGAATAGCATAGATCTTGATGGGCggactgctttgcatgttgctgCCTGCGAAGGCCATGTCGAGGTTGTCAAGTTTCTGTTAAGTCGGAAAGCCAACATTGATGCTCGTGATCGGTGGGGCAGTACG GCTTCTGCTGATGCTAAATACTACGGGAACATGGAGGTCTACAATATTTTGAAAGCCCGAGGAGCCAAGACTCCG AACATAAAAAAGACACCAATGTCAGTTGCAAATCCTAAAGAAGTTCCAGAATATGAGCTGAATCCCCTCGAGCTTCAAGTTCGCAGATGTGATGGTATTGCCAAA GGGACGTATCAAGTGGCTAAATGGAATGGTATGAAAGTTGCGGTGAAGATACTTGATAAGAATAGTTACACAGATCCTGAAAGCAT AAATGCTTTCAAACATGAGTTGACAATTTCAGAGAGGGTACGACACCCTAATGTAGTTCAGTTCGTTGGAGCTGTCACGCAAAACATGCCAATGATGATTGTTTCCGAGTATCATCCAAAG GGTGACCTAGCAAGCTATCTTCAAAAGAAAGGACGTGTATCTCCGTCAAAAGCTTTAAGATTTGCCCTTGATATTGCGAG AGGATTGAATTATCTTCATGAATGCAAACCAGAACCGGTCATCCACTGTGATTTAAAGCCCAA AAATATTTTGCTGGACTGTGGAGGTCAATTAAAGATTGCTGGATTTGGATTGATAAGGTTGTGTAAAATAGCACCAGACAAGTCAAAACTGATGCAGCCTAATGAAACTCATATTGACCGTTCAA GTGTTTATTTGGCACCTGAAATCTTTAAGGGTGAGAAATTTGACAAAAGTGTGGACGTTTACTCTTTCAGTATTATTCTATACGAGGtatttccttatttatttaatttttgtcataGTTCCGCTTCTTTCTGTACAATTTGTGTTATATTGTTCTTGGTACTATTTCATTATCTTATTGTTTTCAGATGCTCGAAGGAATTCAACCATTACACCCCAAAAGTCCTGAAGATgctgtaa